A window from Neobacillus sp. PS3-40 encodes these proteins:
- the glmS gene encoding glutamine--fructose-6-phosphate transaminase (isomerizing), with amino-acid sequence MCGIVGYIGNDDSKEILLKGLEKLEYRGYDSAGIAVMNENGVHVFKEKGRIADLRSIVKEDVLAKTGIGHTRWATHGVPSTENAHPHQSTSGRFTLVHNGVIENYELLKREYLKDVTFVSETDTEVIVQLIELFVNDGQEVLVAFRKTLTLLKGSYALALLDSQNNETIYVAKNKSPLLVGLGDSFNVVASDAMAMLQVTNQFVELIDKEVVIVTKDHVTIQNLNGETINRKPYTAELDESDIEKGTYPYYMLKEIDEQPLVTRKIIQMYQDEQGNLTIDPKIIKAMNETDRIYIIAAGTSYHAGLVGKQFIEKMAKIPVEVHVASEFSYNMPILSEKPLFIFITQSGETADSRSVLVQIKEMGHSSMTITNVQGSTLSREADYTLLLHAGPEIAVASTKAYTAQLAVIAILADVTAKSRNITVDFDLIHELGIVANAMEVLCDSKEELEHISREFLSVTRNCFFIGRSIDYYVGQEGALKLKEISYIQAEGFAGGELKHGTIALIEEGTPIIALATQESVNLSIRGNVKEVVARGAKPCIISMKGLEMDDDTFVIPEVHDLLTPLISVVPMQLLAYYAALHRDCDVDKPRNLAKSVTVE; translated from the coding sequence ATGTGTGGAATAGTTGGATATATTGGTAATGATGATTCGAAGGAAATTTTATTAAAAGGCTTAGAAAAGCTGGAATATAGAGGATATGATTCTGCAGGTATTGCCGTTATGAATGAAAATGGGGTACATGTTTTTAAAGAAAAGGGTCGTATTGCTGATCTTCGTAGCATTGTTAAGGAAGATGTTCTTGCTAAGACTGGAATTGGTCATACTCGTTGGGCTACGCACGGAGTTCCGAGCACAGAAAATGCCCATCCACATCAAAGCACCTCTGGCCGGTTTACACTTGTTCATAATGGAGTTATTGAGAATTATGAACTTTTGAAACGTGAATATTTAAAGGATGTTACTTTCGTTAGTGAAACAGACACAGAAGTAATCGTTCAGTTGATTGAACTATTTGTAAATGACGGTCAGGAAGTACTTGTTGCCTTTCGCAAAACGTTAACCCTTTTAAAAGGATCTTATGCCTTGGCGCTTTTAGATAGCCAAAATAATGAAACGATTTATGTGGCAAAAAACAAAAGCCCATTACTTGTTGGTTTAGGCGATAGTTTTAATGTTGTAGCAAGTGACGCAATGGCAATGCTTCAAGTAACAAATCAATTTGTTGAATTGATAGACAAAGAAGTTGTCATTGTAACAAAAGATCACGTAACTATCCAAAATTTAAACGGGGAAACAATCAACCGTAAACCGTACACAGCGGAGCTAGATGAAAGCGACATTGAAAAGGGAACATACCCATATTACATGTTAAAAGAGATTGATGAGCAACCGCTTGTCACTCGTAAAATTATTCAAATGTATCAAGATGAACAGGGCAATTTAACGATTGATCCTAAGATTATCAAGGCGATGAATGAAACGGATCGTATCTATATTATTGCTGCGGGTACTTCTTATCACGCAGGTCTTGTTGGTAAGCAGTTTATTGAAAAAATGGCTAAAATTCCTGTCGAGGTTCATGTGGCAAGTGAATTTAGCTATAATATGCCGATTCTTTCTGAAAAGCCATTATTTATCTTCATCACACAGAGTGGAGAGACAGCCGACAGCCGTTCCGTACTTGTCCAAATAAAAGAAATGGGTCACAGTTCAATGACGATTACAAATGTCCAGGGATCGACTCTTTCACGTGAAGCAGATTACACATTATTATTACATGCAGGTCCCGAAATTGCTGTTGCTTCAACAAAAGCATATACTGCGCAGCTTGCTGTTATCGCTATTCTTGCAGATGTTACCGCAAAAAGCCGTAATATCACTGTAGACTTTGACCTTATTCATGAACTAGGGATTGTTGCAAATGCAATGGAAGTTTTATGTGATTCGAAAGAGGAACTTGAGCATATTTCAAGAGAGTTCTTATCTGTAACTCGTAACTGCTTCTTTATTGGTCGTTCTATTGACTATTATGTTGGCCAAGAAGGTGCCTTGAAATTAAAAGAAATTTCTTATATCCAAGCAGAGGGATTTGCTGGTGGGGAGTTAAAGCATGGTACGATCGCTTTAATTGAAGAAGGTACTCCGATTATTGCTCTAGCAACGCAAGAAAGCGTGAATTTGAGCATTCGCGGCAATGTAAAAGAAGTTGTTGCCCGTGGAGCAAAACCGTGCATCATCTCGATGAAGGGACTAGAAATGGACGATGATACCTTCGTCATTCCAGAAGTCCATGACTTATTAACACCACTTATCTCAGTCGTTCCAATGCAATTACTTGCATATTATGCTGCCCTACACCGTGATTGTGACGTTGATAAACCACGCAATTTGGCTAAATCAGTTACAGTTGAGTAA
- the glmM gene encoding phosphoglucosamine mutase: MGKYFGTDGVRGVANSELTPELAFKLGRFGGYVLTKDKERPKVIIGRDTRISGHMLEGALVAGLLSIGAEVMRLGVISTPGVSYLTKVMGAQAGVMISASHNPVADNGIKFFGPDGFKLSDDQELEIEQLIDLAEDQLPRPVGSELGLVMDYFEGGQKYIQYLKQTVDEDFSGIHIALDCAHGATSSLATHLFADLDADLSTMGASPNGLNINAGVGSTHPEALAAFLKEKGADVGLSFDGDGDRLIAIDEKGNIVDGDQIMYICGKFMKEHGRLKHGTIVSTVMSNLGFYKGLETHGIQSVQTAVGDRYVVEEMKKTGYNLGGEQSGHIIFLDYNTTGDGLLTGLQLVNIMKITQKTLSELASEMKKFPQKLVNVRVTDKYHVTDNEKVKEVIELVETEMAGNGRILVRPSGTEPLVRVMAEAPSEELCEIYVNRIVAVVQEEMALPEE, from the coding sequence ATGGGTAAATATTTTGGTACCGATGGAGTACGTGGTGTTGCAAATAGTGAACTAACACCTGAATTAGCTTTTAAATTGGGGCGTTTTGGAGGATATGTATTAACAAAGGATAAAGAGCGGCCAAAGGTAATCATTGGGCGTGACACGCGTATTTCGGGGCATATGCTTGAAGGAGCACTTGTTGCAGGTTTGCTATCGATTGGTGCTGAAGTAATGCGATTAGGAGTGATATCCACTCCAGGTGTTTCTTATTTGACAAAGGTAATGGGAGCACAAGCAGGGGTAATGATCTCTGCATCACATAATCCTGTTGCTGATAATGGAATTAAATTTTTTGGGCCAGATGGATTTAAACTATCCGATGACCAGGAGCTTGAAATTGAGCAATTAATCGACTTAGCTGAAGATCAACTACCAAGACCAGTTGGTTCTGAACTTGGCTTGGTAATGGATTATTTTGAAGGTGGACAAAAATATATCCAATATTTAAAACAAACGGTTGATGAGGATTTTTCAGGGATTCATATTGCTCTTGATTGTGCACATGGAGCCACTTCTTCGCTTGCTACACACTTATTTGCAGACCTTGATGCTGATCTGTCGACAATGGGGGCATCACCAAACGGATTAAATATTAATGCTGGTGTTGGATCGACTCATCCAGAAGCTCTTGCAGCCTTCCTTAAAGAAAAAGGGGCTGATGTCGGCCTTTCGTTTGATGGAGATGGGGATCGCTTAATAGCAATTGATGAAAAAGGAAATATCGTCGATGGCGACCAGATTATGTACATTTGCGGTAAATTCATGAAAGAACATGGACGACTTAAGCATGGTACGATTGTCTCAACCGTCATGAGTAATCTTGGCTTTTATAAAGGCCTTGAAACTCATGGAATCCAAAGTGTCCAAACAGCGGTGGGTGACCGCTATGTTGTAGAAGAAATGAAGAAAACCGGCTATAACCTTGGTGGTGAACAGTCTGGTCATATTATTTTCTTAGACTATAATACAACAGGCGACGGGTTACTAACCGGACTGCAATTGGTGAATATAATGAAAATAACTCAAAAGACTTTGTCTGAGCTTGCAAGTGAAATGAAAAAATTCCCTCAAAAGCTTGTGAATGTCAGAGTAACAGATAAGTACCATGTTACGGATAATGAAAAAGTAAAAGAAGTAATTGAGCTGGTTGAGACTGAAATGGCTGGAAACGGCCGTATCTTAGTACGACCTTCCGGTACTGAACCTCTTGTTCGTGTGATGGCAGAAGCTCCTTCTGAGGAACTTTGTGAAATATATGTGAATAGAATTGTGGCTGTTGTTCAAGAAGAAATGGCTTTACCTGAAGAATAA
- a CDS encoding CdaR family protein — translation MDKLMDNPWFIKIIALALAFLLYSSVPNSGNKLSDINVPGGQTTATITNIPVKVYYDTENLVVSGIPDTVEVTIKGPVTHVQPAKVLKNFEVYVDLTNAKVGNQTVKLHVRNLSDKLNVTLDPAYAHVSIQEKITKEFKVDAEYNNRLIQDGFAAEQPIVEPNKVRITGAKDVIDRITYVKATLDLKQPITDTISKEAHIRVLDRELNKLDVIVEPETVKVTVPIKNTSTIVPINVIQKGTPPSGVIIDSISLDSTEATIIGKEDAIKVTDHVRVEVDVSKIRDDTTLTLPIIISDGITKVSPQTVNATVKVKKTGQKTISSIPLNTRGLSDQYKLVFIDPANQIVNLSVSGPSDTVNRVSSEDFKAYIDLSNLTEGDHDVKIQIEGPPDINWNSNKSTAKITIIKNNV, via the coding sequence ATGGATAAACTAATGGATAATCCTTGGTTTATAAAAATTATTGCTTTAGCATTAGCCTTCCTATTGTATTCATCTGTGCCGAACTCCGGCAATAAACTATCAGATATTAATGTTCCAGGAGGTCAAACTACAGCAACAATTACAAATATTCCTGTGAAGGTTTATTATGATACTGAAAACCTAGTTGTATCTGGTATTCCAGATACTGTTGAAGTCACGATTAAAGGTCCGGTAACACATGTTCAACCTGCAAAGGTTCTAAAGAACTTTGAGGTATATGTTGACTTAACGAATGCGAAGGTTGGTAATCAAACAGTAAAGTTACATGTTAGAAATTTATCTGATAAATTGAATGTAACACTAGATCCTGCATATGCACATGTATCTATTCAGGAAAAAATAACAAAAGAATTTAAAGTTGATGCGGAATATAACAATAGGCTAATTCAAGATGGCTTTGCTGCTGAACAACCAATCGTTGAACCGAATAAAGTAAGAATAACAGGAGCCAAAGATGTTATTGACCGAATTACTTATGTTAAAGCAACATTGGATCTAAAACAGCCAATAACCGATACCATATCGAAAGAAGCGCATATAAGGGTTCTTGATAGGGAACTGAATAAATTGGATGTCATTGTGGAACCAGAAACGGTAAAAGTAACAGTTCCAATTAAGAATACAAGTACAATAGTGCCTATTAACGTTATTCAAAAAGGAACGCCTCCTTCGGGTGTGATTATAGACTCTATTAGTTTGGATTCAACGGAAGCAACTATAATCGGAAAAGAAGATGCTATAAAGGTGACTGACCATGTAAGGGTTGAAGTGGATGTAAGTAAAATACGTGATGATACAACACTTACGTTACCAATTATTATCTCGGATGGGATCACAAAGGTTTCACCACAAACGGTAAACGCCACTGTTAAAGTCAAAAAAACAGGTCAAAAAACGATCTCAAGTATCCCTTTAAATACAAGGGGACTCTCTGACCAATATAAATTAGTATTTATTGACCCGGCAAATCAGATTGTAAACCTATCTGTCTCTGGACCAAGTGATACGGTAAATAGGGTAAGTTCAGAGGATTTTAAGGCTTATATTGATTTATCGAATTTAACTGAAGGCGACCATGATGTAAAAATTCAGATTGAAGGTCCTCCTGATATAAATTGGAATTCTAATAAGTCGACGGCAAAAATTACGATTATAAAAAATAACGTATAA